tttattaaacttaaataatctttatacACACAATTACAGCTTCGCAGCCTTAAGCTGATGCTGATGAAATTATAATGTCATAAGCTTATGCATACTTTAAATCctcaaatttttactttaatctGAATCTAAGATAAATCttatgctaataaaaattatttttattatcgcgcAGACTATCTATGTAACTATAAAAGTCACCTTTAGCCTTCTAATTGGATGCTTGTTATTAAGTGAgtatcttaaatttttttgtatttattctaTATGATACGTAGAATTTATCTAGCATTCATCTAACTTTGCAGTAGAGAATTTCGGACAGGAATGGGAATACGGCAGCACGAGGAGTAAGACGCCATATCGAGCTGGTGTGGGCCAGGAAATCGACGCCCAAATGGAAGTCAAGATAGGATTGAGGTCGGTGAACATCACACTGGAAggtaatatttagaataaattgaaaataaagatgcATTCTTCAGGAATTTGATGGTGAATGCAAATATCGATAAGCATTTGTCCAAGTACACATAATTCCAAGTGATTCTGTAGAAAGAAGttcttgaataaaattcatgattaatctaactgaaaaatatgtttagcTAAACCAGAGGAGGGCACGCTGCTTGCAAAGGAAACGATTGATTACAACGAGAGATTTCCTTGGACGTGGGACCAAGGCATAATTGGTTTCGGACCCTACGGTAACATATTGCtataaaattgacaatttaCCTTATTAGAGTCTAAGCGATTGGAATTTTTACAGCCGGATTGCTACAGAGGACCTTCCGCGAAGGCCAACAGAAGGGCCTGCCGATCCCCATTTTATGGATCGCCGAATACTTCGTCATCGATGGCGAGGGGATTCGGTTCGGGCGATTTTATCGAACTGCCGGATGGTATTGTCACATCTTATTGTGGTCAGTATAGAAGACGAATTATATAGAGTTTTAATTGTAACAGTTTAGAATTTTTAGTTTTCCCCACCTTTCCTGAAATCCTTAAATtgattacataattattttataatatacaaatatggaaaataaaattaaagagtGCCGTTCTCGCGTACGAAAAATAGATGCAGCATATTGTGGTGACAAAACGAGCGGATTTTATGCGGAAGATCAAGAATCTTCAactgatattataatattgaatctgcaagttaaaatatactgatttttattacaaaaagtgtTTATGACTTACAGGACCGCCTTTGCCTGCTGGATACTAGCTAACATATTCCTGCAGTCTGTGAGTCGCTACGTCGCTTATTTAACCGGCACAATAGGCGGCTTGCAATGCTTAACTTGCTTCGTATGGTATTTCGTACACAATCCAAGTCCACTTGTGATTCCCTTCGAGGATGGCACTATTAAGATGACACTAGGCATTCACTTCTGGATGACTTTTACATGCGGTGATTAgttgttatttaaattgacGGAATTCTCATCTGGCATCTTTTTGCAAACCTTGAACTCGCACGCATTTTTtagcattaatttttcaactcCTGCATCCTTATAATTCACATTCTCAAATTTTCTTAGCCTctgaattttagaatttttttatttgttctctCTTCTGAAACccttaaattgtttatataactAGAATATTCTTAATGTTAACAGTGCTAAAATTGCtgctatttatttacttttttttggcAAAACTGACCGAGTTGGCACAATAGTTTCTACATTGataacatttgttttattcCATGATACGTGAAGCTTTTGTATCAACTTTTATGTGTTTCTTTTCAGGtttattttgcattcttttggcatttataatgatatttatggACTTACGGTATCCTAATACATTATCTATGATTTTGGAAATAGATCCTCTCGGCCAGTACGATGAATTCGTAATGCGTAAGtaca
This window of the Linepithema humile isolate Giens D197 chromosome 1, Lhum_UNIL_v1.0, whole genome shotgun sequence genome carries:
- the LOC105672880 gene encoding dual oxidase maturation factor 1-like codes for the protein MSFFERSRGLLSRFSAHHTPVIIDVTETILVAVFFIIWIAYMSIIPSYRKKQTIYVTIKVTFSLLIGCLLLIENFGQEWEYGSTRSKTPYRAGVGQEIDAQMEVKIGLRSVNITLEAKPEEGTLLAKETIDYNERFPWTWDQGIIGFGPYAGLLQRTFREGQQKGLPIPILWIAEYFVIDGEGIRFGRFYRTAGWYCHILLWTAFACWILANIFLQSVSRYVAYLTGTIGGLQCLTCFVWYFVHNPSPLVIPFEDGTIKMTLGIHFWMTFTCGLFCILLAFIMIFMDLRYPNTLSMILEIDPLGQYDEFVMRSSQVDNILHKKVDNSMEMALTSNYSQSKNAGMMVLKRRSTIKNAQKSLFRTPVPMKEIYEDVVIYENQHVARTSQNVHKTEMRGGDEKEEGEREKEKKVQPIPSSVPPPIPRKMRMKVHTEASIDSLQLPTISANVSLS